The region ATCAGGACCTGTTCTCCGACCACCACATCGGCACGGGCTTCGCAGTTGGTCCAGTCTTTGGTGGCGGTCACATCAAAGAGGTTGGCCAGAATGCGGGCGGTGCTCTGGATGATCTCCTCGGCTTTGACCTGAACACGGGTGGACTCGGGGGGCAGTTGTTCACCCTCTTCGTCTTTGGGGCGATAGTTGCGTGAAATGCCCGTCAGCAGGGCAGGTTTTTGCAAGGCGTGGTGGGCTTCAGTGAGTTCTTGAAACGAGCGGCTTTTGACCGATTTTTCGACGGCAATGATTTGATTCAGTTTGGGCATGACTTGATTCTCCTGTGTTCGCTTTTCTCAAACAAGCATAAAAAAAGATGCAGACTTTGACATCTGCATTCTCAGTTAAGCCAAAATTTAAGCCTCACTCCAGAAGTCTGAAAGTGAGGCTTGTTAAGGTGACCGCACCCTTAGAGGGTGTGGGCGTTCTTCAGGCACTTGGTGCAAACACGCAGGCGCAGCACGGCTTCGCCACGGCGCAGGGTCACACGCTGCAGGTTGGGCAGCTGACGGGTTTTGGTGATGCCGGTGGTTTTACGACCTACCCCACCATCTTTTTTTGCTTTACCGCGTCGGATGACACTGTTCACCACGACGGGTCCTTTTCCGCAAAGTTCGCAGACTTTAGCCATGTTCTTAAGCCTCCCTTGGAGTCCTGAGCCTCTTCGGCCCAGAATAAGCCTTGCAATTATAGCACAGAATTCACGAATTCAAGGGGGACTGTTGTCGAGGCCCCCTTCATCAAAAAGGCCATTTCGCGCAAGGGTCCAGAGCAGACACAGGACCACCTTTCCTTCATCCGAATCGGGCAGCGACCCCGTATACTGACCCAAACGCCATGAAACCAACTGTCCTTTTGCTGTCTCTCCTGCTGTCCACGGCGTCTGCGGCCCCTTTGAGGGGATTGTGGGTGGATGCTTTCGGTCCCGGCTTCAAAACCGAAGCAGAAATCCAGAAACTGGTTCAGGATGCCCGCACCATGGGTCTGAACACCCTGTTTGCTCAGGTGGTGCGCCGGGCAGACTGTTACTGCCTGAAAAGCACGTTCCCTGTCACTGAAGATCCAGAGGTCCCACAGGGTTTCGATCCTCTGGCGGTGCTGATCAGAGAGGCCCACAAAGCCAATTTGCAGGTGCATGCCTGGGTGATCATTCACGGCATGACCAGCAGTGAGGTGACCCCGCCCAAAAATCCGGCCCATCCGATCAATGCCCACGGCCTTGATGAATTTGCAGACACCTGGCTGACTTTCAACAATGCAGGAGAGGCCTTCACTGGCAGGGATTATTATTTTGACCTCGCCCATCCGGGGGTGGTGAAGTTCTTTGCAGATGGCTTGAGGTCTCTGGCACAGAATTACGACCTGGACGGCATCATGCTGGACCGCATCCGGTATCCCGATCCTGTGAAGGTCAGTGCGCCCATCTGGGGATACAACCCTTACTCCCTGTCCAGATACTTCAAAGAAACAGGTGCAACGCAAGTTCCAGAGCCTCAAGACGTGGCATGGACCCGTTGGCGACGGGATCAGGTGTCTTTGCTGGTCAAAAACCTTTACCTGCAAGTCAAAACCGTGAAACCCCGGGTGTGGTTCAGTGCGTCCACCATCACGTATGGACCTGCTCCCAAAACCAGTGCGGAGTTCAAAACCACCCGCACCTACAACGAAGTTTTGCAGGACTGGCCCCTCTGGCTGAAGGACGGCTACTTGGAACTGAATGTGATGATGAATTACAAGCGGCAAAACAAAGCCCCTCAGGACCAGTGGTATGCAGGCTGGGTGGATTTTGCCCGCCAGCAGGCAGGGGTGAATGCCTCGGGCATCGCTTGGTACCTGAACACTTTTGCAGACATCCAGGCCCAGACCCGCAAAGCCCAGAGTGCTGGGATGGGATGGGCCGGGTACTCCTACCGCTTTCCGAGCCTTGGCAATTACACCTCCAACCCCACTGTCACCACCGAGTATGAAACCCTGAAAACCTTGCTGCCCTCTGGGGGTCCTTTTGATGTGGCTCCACTGCCTGTGACTTCCATTCGGGGTCAGGTGGCAGGCAAAAACGCTTCAGGTGTGCCCATCGAAGTGTGGCAAGCAGGCCGCATGGTGGCCCGCACCGTGTCAGATGCCACCGGGTTTTTTGGCCTGACTCGATTGCCCTCTGGAAAACTGGAAATCCGGGTGCTCAAAACCCGCAAAACCATGACCCTGCAGGCCAACCGCATTCACGATGTGGGTGTGTTCTGAAACTCAGAATCCCAGACCCACCAGCAGCAACCCGAGCAAACCCAGACCCACTTTCCAACCCCGTTTTGCCCTGAACAGGGCCAGCAACAGCAAAAGTCCTCCAGCAACCCACCAGAAATAACCCAGAGCTCTGGCAGGATTCTGGATGTCCTGGCCATCAATGACCGCCTGCATGGCCTGCTCAAAAGGACGCAACGGGTGCTCTGGAACCGTGCTGGCAGGCAAAGTGAGGTCTGCATAAATGGCCCCTGTGCGGTACTGGTTTTCCATGGGGTCTTTTGATCCTGCTTTCAGTTTCTGGCCCACCGCCTGCAGTTCGGTCATGCTGCCTTCCTGCACCCACGGCATCAGGGAAATGAAGCCCCCTCTGGGTTCAGTCATGACGTAAGACTGCTGCTCTGGATGCTGGCTGGCTTTGCCGATGATGGCGGTCTGGCCATCAAAGCTCACATCAAAAAGGTTGCCCACCACCATCGGGTTCACAGCATACTGGATGGTTTTGCTGTCCTGCACCACCTTCCAACTGCTGTCCAGCCACGCCTCAGGCTGAGGACGTTTGGTGGAGGTGCCCTGTTCGGTGCCAGACCATTCGGTGGCGTTGGCATCGGGTTGCAAGAACACGGTGGTTCCGGTGGCTTCCAGCTTTTTCACCACATCTTCCCGAAAAGCATCCAGACTGGTGGCCACCCCAATGTCTCCAACAGGGGTTGAGACCGTGATCAGGTCTTCCAGTTTGCCATCCACCATCCCGAGGGGATATTCATCTGCCGTCAGATGCACCTTGTCCCAAGAGCCCAGCACGTTGCCTTGCGGACCGATCAAAACCGCCTGATTGTAAAGCTCAGGAGCAGCAATCTGCACCTTGCCCCCTTTTTCTTCCAGTCTGGGATGCACACTGCTGCCGCACAACAGGTAAGTGTTGTGCTGTTTTGCCAGTTCAGCGCAGGTTCGCAGATAAAGCTGCATGTTTTCTGGTGCTTGAGAGAGCATCAATCCCTGCACAATGTTCACCTTGCGGGTCAGGGCGTAATAAGCACTCTCTGGAAGGTGTTTGATCAGACTGGCTGCCAGAGCAAGCTGCAAACTCGGTGCCCTCTGGGCCAAAGCCGATCCACGGATGGCCAGAGGCAAACCATTCAGTTCGGTCAGCACCACCAGATTGGGATGGGTGGGATGAAACTGGGTGCGGGCCAACGTCACCTGAGACAGCATCCACTTCTGAAAATGGGTGCTGGAGGCATACACCGACACATGCCATTGGGGTTGAACCGCATGAACTCTGAATTCTCGGGCTTGGGCTGCAGTCATGAGGGCTCCCAGCGTCAAAAAAAGGTGAATTTTGGACACAAAAACAACATAACAAAAAACCCACCCCGAAGGGTGGGCAAGTGATGCAAAAACAGATTTGACTGTTTTACTTGACCTGGGTGTGACCGCGGCGGATGCCGAGTTTGTCGGTCAGTTCGATGTAACCAGCGTAGTCAGAACGCTCCAGGTAACGCAGCAGACGGCGGCGTTGACCGACCATCATTTGCAGGCCGCGTTGGCCGTGCTTGTCTTTCTGGTTGGCGTTCAGGTGACCGGACAGGTTGTTGATGCGGGCGGTCAGAATGGCAATCTGAACTGCGGTGCTGCCGGTGTCGCCTTCTTTGGTTGCGTACTGCTGGATCACTTCTGCTTTGTTGATGCTCATGGTTGTCTCTCCATATTTTGAAGTCTCGACATGCAAAGCCCGCCAATTGG is a window of Deinococcus misasensis DSM 22328 DNA encoding:
- the rpsO gene encoding 30S ribosomal protein S15: MSINKAEVIQQYATKEGDTGSTAVQIAILTARINNLSGHLNANQKDKHGQRGLQMMVGQRRRLLRYLERSDYAGYIELTDKLGIRRGHTQVK
- a CDS encoding nitrilase-related carbon-nitrogen hydrolase; translated protein: MTAAQAREFRVHAVQPQWHVSVYASSTHFQKWMLSQVTLARTQFHPTHPNLVVLTELNGLPLAIRGSALAQRAPSLQLALAASLIKHLPESAYYALTRKVNIVQGLMLSQAPENMQLYLRTCAELAKQHNTYLLCGSSVHPRLEEKGGKVQIAAPELYNQAVLIGPQGNVLGSWDKVHLTADEYPLGMVDGKLEDLITVSTPVGDIGVATSLDAFREDVVKKLEATGTTVFLQPDANATEWSGTEQGTSTKRPQPEAWLDSSWKVVQDSKTIQYAVNPMVVGNLFDVSFDGQTAIIGKASQHPEQQSYVMTEPRGGFISLMPWVQEGSMTELQAVGQKLKAGSKDPMENQYRTGAIYADLTLPASTVPEHPLRPFEQAMQAVIDGQDIQNPARALGYFWWVAGGLLLLLALFRAKRGWKVGLGLLGLLLVGLGF
- a CDS encoding family 10 glycosylhydrolase is translated as MKPTVLLLSLLLSTASAAPLRGLWVDAFGPGFKTEAEIQKLVQDARTMGLNTLFAQVVRRADCYCLKSTFPVTEDPEVPQGFDPLAVLIREAHKANLQVHAWVIIHGMTSSEVTPPKNPAHPINAHGLDEFADTWLTFNNAGEAFTGRDYYFDLAHPGVVKFFADGLRSLAQNYDLDGIMLDRIRYPDPVKVSAPIWGYNPYSLSRYFKETGATQVPEPQDVAWTRWRRDQVSLLVKNLYLQVKTVKPRVWFSASTITYGPAPKTSAEFKTTRTYNEVLQDWPLWLKDGYLELNVMMNYKRQNKAPQDQWYAGWVDFARQQAGVNASGIAWYLNTFADIQAQTRKAQSAGMGWAGYSYRFPSLGNYTSNPTVTTEYETLKTLLPSGGPFDVAPLPVTSIRGQVAGKNASGVPIEVWQAGRMVARTVSDATGFFGLTRLPSGKLEIRVLKTRKTMTLQANRIHDVGVF
- the rpmB gene encoding 50S ribosomal protein L28, producing the protein MAKVCELCGKGPVVVNSVIRRGKAKKDGGVGRKTTGITKTRQLPNLQRVTLRRGEAVLRLRVCTKCLKNAHTL